One genomic segment of Pedobacter endophyticus includes these proteins:
- a CDS encoding DUF5977 domain-containing protein, giving the protein MYFIDDQVDFYVSVDSSAQQNTIKAYEWYLDQSLVLENNTSAFRAKVTEGKHIVGVRILTADGWSGIKTFSFNTYKFPVSLNIYGVDTLDEGGSTEYRIVRVFSDQTTEDVTDEYTLWSTGGCFDGNIFTARIDPDSDQDMKITINASKNSDVTKDVTIINTTGPVLKSIMINGLTVVNEGTTTPYAVTGTYSDGIKRDISASYTLQSSEGHFDGLTYYAPTNNTFNDTRQVTITAVQNGAIKATSVITIKDVNSKPGVLVVDFLNSPPMNMIAFIENDEVTVSHEPAYTRRNTVPSFGDIAQMYVLASDFISEGPVKWRVQFNIARLMAEYPGSENFAFHIKGRANQATGLSGAYSLKTHDAQMIMRGASGSLVPSVSGGSNYSSLVNFSANAGGGANGDFTEQTLSTIIKFNYNVPNDILTYSLSSLDYLSDEIQEVVQKNDCDQDLEGSWVTYTLPAGAFSSRISQVEANNHARKFFDSNKQQHANYSGTCADASVDRTFTVFVTGNGFLLKADNEPITEDLSVEMTYKINYSPNDPNYPGEESPLLNATITLPAYTTSIQDDSINPSPHGTISVLSHLFWPSRSDNHHINVVLSN; this is encoded by the coding sequence ATGTATTTTATTGACGATCAAGTAGATTTTTACGTATCTGTTGATAGTTCAGCACAACAAAACACCATTAAAGCCTATGAATGGTACCTTGATCAATCGTTGGTTTTGGAAAACAATACAAGTGCGTTTAGAGCTAAGGTTACCGAGGGAAAGCATATTGTTGGGGTAAGGATTCTTACCGCAGATGGTTGGTCGGGAATCAAAACTTTCAGTTTTAACACCTATAAGTTTCCAGTATCACTTAATATTTATGGCGTGGATACCCTTGATGAGGGGGGAAGCACTGAATATCGAATAGTTAGAGTTTTCTCTGATCAAACTACAGAGGATGTAACAGACGAATATACGCTTTGGAGCACCGGAGGATGTTTCGATGGAAATATCTTTACTGCAAGGATAGATCCTGATTCAGATCAGGATATGAAGATTACGATAAATGCGTCGAAAAATAGCGATGTAACTAAAGATGTGACAATTATTAACACCACAGGGCCTGTATTAAAATCGATTATGATAAATGGATTGACTGTTGTTAATGAGGGAACGACCACCCCGTATGCGGTTACTGGAACATACTCTGACGGCATCAAGCGAGATATTTCTGCCAGTTATACGCTACAAAGCAGCGAGGGGCATTTTGATGGATTAACCTATTATGCACCCACTAATAATACCTTTAACGATACCCGCCAGGTTACCATTACGGCGGTCCAAAACGGAGCAATAAAGGCGACTTCCGTAATTACCATTAAGGACGTTAATTCCAAGCCAGGAGTTTTAGTTGTCGATTTTCTTAACTCGCCGCCAATGAACATGATCGCCTTCATCGAAAACGATGAGGTTACGGTAAGCCATGAACCAGCTTATACTAGAAGAAACACTGTTCCGAGTTTTGGAGATATAGCGCAAATGTATGTTTTAGCATCTGACTTTATAAGTGAAGGGCCGGTTAAATGGCGAGTTCAGTTTAACATTGCCAGATTAATGGCAGAATACCCAGGATCAGAAAACTTTGCATTTCACATTAAAGGCCGAGCAAATCAGGCCACGGGATTGTCGGGTGCTTACTCTTTAAAAACCCACGACGCTCAGATGATCATGAGAGGAGCTTCAGGCAGTCTAGTCCCATCGGTTTCTGGAGGCAGTAATTACAGTAGTCTGGTCAACTTCAGTGCAAATGCAGGAGGGGGAGCCAATGGAGATTTTACAGAACAGACGTTATCTACCATTATTAAATTTAACTATAACGTACCTAACGATATTTTAACCTATTCGCTCTCAAGCTTGGACTATCTTTCTGATGAAATTCAGGAAGTAGTCCAAAAAAATGACTGCGATCAAGACCTTGAAGGTTCGTGGGTTACTTATACCCTACCTGCTGGGGCATTCAGTTCACGTATAAGCCAAGTCGAGGCCAATAATCATGCTAGGAAATTCTTCGACTCGAATAAGCAACAGCATGCAAATTATAGTGGTACATGCGCCGATGCATCAGTCGATAGAACTTTTACTGTTTTTGTAACAGGGAATGGCTTTTTACTAAAAGCAGATAATGAACCCATTACTGAGGATTTATCTGTGGAGATGACGTATAAAATTAATTATTCGCCAAATGACCCCAACTATCCAGGGGAAGAATCTCCTTTGTTAAACGCTACAATTACGTTGCCAGCATACACTACTAGCATACAGGATGATAGTATTAACCCTAGTCCTCACGGCACCATCAGTGTTTTAAGTCATCTCTTTTGGCCATCAAGAAGTGATAATCATCATATCAATGTAGTATTAAGCAATTAA
- a CDS encoding glycoside hydrolase family 88 protein yields MKRLFFLLASIFCLAYANGQEPMKNLIDRQFKLAQKQYELLAQNTPENRMPKTFYPLTKKSESSDTQWWCSGFYPGSLLYIYEYTKDSATLNEAKKRLVILEKEKHYTGNHDLGFMMFCSFGNAYRITGNAHYKPTIDTAAASLITRYRPAANVIQSWNSGKTWKGPVIIDNLMNLELLLWVSAHGGDKKYREIALNHANTTMKNHFRPDFSSYHVVDYDMATGKVIRKGTSQGAADGSSWSRGQAWALYGYTMLYRFTKERKYLDFAQNIAKFILKNPSMPKDFVAYWDFNAPKIPNTYRDASAAAVTASALLELGQFSSGKNKALYKNSAELMLRSLSSNAYTAAKGSNGGFILMHSTGALPLKSEIDVPLTYADYYYLEALTRYKNWYL; encoded by the coding sequence ATGAAGAGACTATTTTTTTTACTGGCTTCGATTTTTTGCCTTGCCTATGCAAACGGGCAGGAACCGATGAAGAACCTAATTGACCGACAATTTAAACTTGCTCAAAAACAATATGAGTTATTGGCTCAGAATACACCGGAAAACCGGATGCCAAAAACTTTTTATCCATTGACTAAAAAATCCGAAAGCAGTGATACGCAATGGTGGTGCAGTGGTTTTTATCCCGGTTCACTGCTCTATATTTACGAATACACCAAAGATTCGGCTACTTTAAATGAAGCTAAAAAACGGCTTGTCATCTTAGAGAAAGAGAAGCATTACACAGGCAACCATGATTTGGGCTTTATGATGTTTTGCAGCTTCGGCAACGCGTATCGCATCACCGGAAATGCGCACTACAAACCTACGATCGACACAGCGGCCGCATCGTTAATTACCCGTTATCGCCCTGCGGCCAATGTAATTCAATCGTGGAACTCGGGAAAAACATGGAAAGGTCCGGTTATTATCGATAATTTGATGAACCTCGAATTGCTGTTGTGGGTGTCGGCACATGGTGGCGACAAAAAGTACCGCGAAATTGCACTTAACCATGCCAATACGACGATGAAAAATCATTTCAGACCTGATTTCAGTTCCTATCACGTGGTAGATTACGATATGGCAACGGGCAAAGTGATCAGAAAAGGCACTTCGCAAGGTGCTGCTGATGGTTCATCATGGAGCCGCGGTCAGGCTTGGGCACTTTATGGCTACACGATGCTTTATCGCTTTACCAAAGAAAGGAAATACCTCGATTTTGCGCAAAACATTGCAAAATTTATCCTTAAAAACCCATCAATGCCGAAAGATTTTGTAGCTTATTGGGACTTTAATGCACCAAAAATCCCGAACACCTATCGCGATGCCTCGGCAGCGGCTGTTACCGCATCGGCATTGCTGGAGCTAGGGCAGTTTAGCAGCGGCAAAAACAAGGCACTTTATAAAAACAGTGCTGAGCTGATGTTAAGGTCGCTTTCATCAAATGCTTACACGGCAGCTAAAGGCTCAAATGGTGGCTTCATATTGATGCACAGCACGGGAGCATTGCCGCTAAAATCGGAAATCGATGTTCCTTTAACCTATGCAGACTATTACTATCTCGAAGCTTTAACACGTTATAAAAATTGGTACTTATAA
- a CDS encoding DUF2264 domain-containing protein: protein MERRKFIGALSFTGVLSFLKPNEVFSAEKNKNSALSTKPKNDRVYWYKLLHKIANPVVSNLANGTLKQNMPLITSPTFDSRSPTVTYLEAVGRTYAGIAPWLALPDDNTEEGVLRKKFRQQAVTGLDNCFAPNSPDQLNFSKDYQPIVDAAYLAQTFLRAPNALWKPLKPETKEAIIESFKLLRSKKPFQNNWLLFGSITEAFLLSIGIAPDEKRLNEGVDKLTEWYKGDGWYGDGPHLAFDYYNSFVIHPMMVDTLAVMLDKNLIKKERYDLALKRMQRYATGLERMISPEGTYPPIGRSITYRTGAFQALSQVALMKQLPDGIKPAQVRSALTLVKQNMYETPGTFDKNNWLQLGFCGHDPDIADYYTSTGSLYMATLSFLPLGLPADDEFWSAPAAEWTAKKAWAGKKFPKDYHVDF from the coding sequence ATGGAAAGAAGAAAATTTATCGGAGCGCTTTCGTTTACCGGGGTGTTGAGTTTTTTAAAGCCCAACGAAGTATTCTCGGCCGAAAAAAACAAAAATTCGGCGCTGAGCACAAAGCCGAAAAACGATCGCGTTTATTGGTATAAATTGCTGCACAAAATTGCAAATCCGGTGGTTTCTAATCTGGCAAACGGAACTTTAAAGCAAAACATGCCCTTAATTACTTCTCCAACGTTCGATTCGCGGAGCCCAACGGTAACTTATTTAGAAGCCGTTGGCCGAACATACGCTGGCATTGCGCCTTGGCTTGCCCTGCCAGACGACAATACAGAAGAGGGTGTTTTAAGAAAGAAGTTTCGCCAGCAGGCCGTTACAGGTTTAGATAATTGCTTTGCACCAAACAGTCCCGATCAACTGAACTTTAGTAAAGATTACCAACCCATTGTGGATGCCGCTTATTTGGCGCAAACTTTTTTAAGGGCACCCAATGCACTTTGGAAGCCCTTAAAACCCGAAACCAAGGAAGCGATTATTGAATCATTTAAACTCTTGCGTAGCAAAAAGCCATTTCAAAACAACTGGTTATTATTTGGTTCTATTACCGAAGCATTCTTACTATCTATTGGAATTGCTCCTGATGAAAAACGTTTAAACGAAGGGGTAGATAAACTTACTGAATGGTACAAAGGCGACGGCTGGTATGGCGACGGGCCGCATTTGGCTTTTGATTATTATAACTCTTTCGTTATTCACCCGATGATGGTGGATACACTTGCCGTTATGTTGGATAAGAATCTGATCAAAAAGGAACGCTACGATCTGGCCTTGAAAAGAATGCAGCGCTACGCGACTGGATTGGAAAGAATGATTTCTCCGGAAGGCACCTATCCACCCATTGGCAGATCAATTACTTACCGCACAGGCGCTTTTCAGGCATTAAGTCAGGTTGCATTGATGAAACAATTACCAGATGGCATTAAACCTGCGCAGGTGCGTTCGGCATTAACACTGGTGAAGCAGAACATGTACGAAACGCCGGGTACTTTCGACAAAAACAACTGGCTGCAACTCGGCTTCTGCGGCCACGACCCCGATATTGCCGATTATTACACTTCTACAGGCAGTTTGTATATGGCCACGCTTTCATTTTTACCGTTAGGACTTCCTGCTGACGACGAGTTTTGGAGCGCACCAGCTGCTGAATGGACAGCCAAAAAAGCCTGGGCGGGAAAAAAATTCCCTAAAGATTATCATGTAGATTTTTAG
- a CDS encoding glycoside hydrolase family 76 protein codes for MKYFLIFLGIILFQHSYAQEAKYSAFYKERAELMFQKVWQHYRVPQHSGLFSEHYPTGGRVNLDYFQGAGVKEKEVSFLWPFSGVFSAANVLIKYPDLQAKYKKYLDTLSIGVLAYRDTTRIPVGYQAYPATLEKSDRYYDDNGLVCIDYVEAYFNTKDATYITKAKEVFNFIISGWDDKLGGGVYWLEGHKDQKPACSNGMATLAALKLYQATKEPFYLTWGTRFYNWMHSTLRNPDGIYYNDVKMDGKPNETYYTYNTGSMLEAAVLMYHFTADQKYLKEAQLVASNSFGFFSEEHHGVRQFKIDLPWFVTVLFRGYEALYKVDRNPRYINAVAANLDRAWQESADRYGFLTAKWATDDASKRKPKWLLDEACIAELYGRMSLLNIKSKQE; via the coding sequence ATGAAGTATTTTTTGATCTTTCTTGGAATCATCCTGTTCCAACACAGCTATGCTCAGGAGGCCAAATACAGCGCATTTTATAAAGAAAGGGCCGAGCTGATGTTCCAAAAGGTTTGGCAGCATTACCGCGTACCACAACATAGCGGTCTGTTCAGCGAGCATTATCCAACGGGCGGAAGGGTTAACCTCGACTACTTTCAGGGTGCCGGAGTAAAAGAGAAAGAAGTCAGTTTCTTGTGGCCCTTTTCTGGCGTGTTTTCTGCCGCGAACGTGCTGATTAAATACCCCGATCTGCAAGCCAAATACAAAAAATACCTCGACACTTTAAGCATTGGCGTTTTGGCCTACCGTGATACAACCCGTATTCCGGTAGGATATCAGGCTTATCCGGCAACCCTCGAAAAGTCTGATCGTTATTACGACGACAATGGATTAGTTTGCATCGATTATGTCGAAGCCTATTTCAATACCAAAGATGCTACTTACATTACCAAAGCCAAAGAAGTGTTCAACTTTATCATCAGCGGGTGGGATGACAAGCTGGGCGGCGGCGTTTACTGGCTCGAGGGGCATAAAGACCAAAAACCGGCTTGCAGCAATGGCATGGCCACTTTGGCGGCATTAAAACTGTATCAGGCCACAAAAGAGCCATTTTACCTCACCTGGGGCACACGTTTTTACAATTGGATGCACAGCACGCTCAGAAACCCGGATGGAATTTATTATAACGACGTTAAAATGGATGGCAAGCCAAACGAAACCTATTACACCTACAATACCGGCTCGATGCTGGAGGCTGCGGTGTTGATGTACCATTTTACCGCCGATCAAAAATATTTAAAGGAGGCACAGCTTGTGGCCAGCAATTCGTTCGGTTTTTTCTCAGAAGAACATCATGGCGTAAGGCAGTTTAAAATCGATTTGCCGTGGTTTGTTACTGTTCTGTTTCGCGGCTACGAAGCGCTGTATAAGGTAGACCGCAACCCGCGGTACATTAACGCCGTTGCTGCAAATCTAGATAGGGCCTGGCAAGAATCGGCAGATCGCTATGGCTTTTTAACCGCTAAATGGGCCACCGACGATGCTTCTAAACGGAAGCCGAAATGGTTGCTGGATGAGGCCTGCATTGCCGAACTGTATGGCAGAATGAGTTTATTGAATATTAAATCCAAGCAAGAATAA
- a CDS encoding endonuclease V — protein MILALDVHYREQKAKSVGILFNWNDIEPQSIIVDYYEDIEEYIPGQFFKRELPCLLNVIKKIDLRTVEVIVIDGYVYVDNDYKFGLGGVLWEKLNEQISIIGIAKTSFFKNKETVIEIVRGASIKPLYISAIGMELKTAAELIKNMKGDFRMPSLLKQLDTITKE, from the coding sequence ATGATTTTAGCTTTAGATGTACATTATAGAGAACAAAAAGCCAAATCAGTTGGTATCTTGTTTAATTGGAATGATATTGAACCACAAAGCATTATTGTAGATTACTATGAAGATATTGAAGAATATATCCCAGGGCAATTTTTTAAGCGAGAATTACCTTGCTTATTAAATGTTATTAAAAAAATAGACTTACGAACCGTTGAGGTGATCGTAATTGATGGTTATGTGTATGTAGACAACGATTATAAGTTTGGTTTAGGAGGTGTTTTATGGGAAAAATTAAATGAACAAATCTCTATAATTGGAATAGCAAAAACATCATTCTTCAAAAACAAAGAGACTGTTATTGAGATTGTTAGAGGAGCAAGTATCAAGCCTTTGTATATTTCAGCAATCGGAATGGAGTTAAAAACAGCCGCAGAATTGATTAAAAATATGAAGGGAGATTTTAGAATGCCCAGCTTACTTAAGCAATTAGATACTATAACCAAGGAATAG
- a CDS encoding alpha-L-fucosidase: protein MKKNQQRLLKIIPLLLLFIYGNCVTAQDIAPVKKEKINLVHGAHRDGKRPDEAMKKWRGYGLGQFIHWGLYAIPGGEWNGKTYNGAAEWIRSWDGIPKSTYDSLIYKFNPVNFDAKAWAATAKQMGAKYVTITTKHHDGFCLWPSKYTDYTVANSPWKKDIIKPLVDAYDAAGIDVILYFSVMDWNHPGWRYDIKTEADSIAFEGFKQFTRNQLIELLTLYPTAKGLWFDGTWDKSWVKQAAFADELEQELRKLRPGIIIGSRFRADEYGKRHFDSNGVLIGDYEQGWERKLPEKIADVHGNDWDCVMTVPENQWGYNKAWKGHIKTAFELIEMTAKSVSLGGNFVMNFGPQGDGAIRKEELQLAKEIGDWMKVNSEAIYNCEYAVLDKQDWGYFTKKTGSNKIYMLVFNTPINGKYRVKLPAKMGISMAAPLSNPGVKLKIEEIKANEYFIEFNNPSAKQPFVITFETDTDKKSNQNYEKAKT from the coding sequence ATGAAAAAGAACCAACAACGCCTGCTCAAAATCATCCCGCTTTTGCTGTTGTTTATTTACGGCAATTGCGTTACTGCGCAGGATATAGCTCCTGTAAAAAAAGAAAAAATTAACCTTGTTCATGGTGCCCATCGCGATGGTAAGCGCCCGGATGAAGCCATGAAAAAGTGGCGTGGCTATGGCCTTGGCCAGTTTATCCACTGGGGATTATACGCTATCCCGGGTGGCGAATGGAATGGTAAAACGTATAACGGAGCCGCCGAATGGATTCGCTCGTGGGACGGTATTCCGAAATCTACTTACGATTCGCTGATCTATAAGTTCAATCCCGTAAACTTTGATGCCAAGGCCTGGGCGGCAACGGCCAAGCAAATGGGCGCAAAATACGTAACCATTACCACCAAACACCACGACGGGTTTTGCCTATGGCCAAGCAAGTACACCGATTATACCGTTGCCAATTCGCCGTGGAAAAAGGATATTATAAAACCGCTGGTTGATGCTTATGATGCCGCGGGCATAGATGTGATCCTGTATTTCTCGGTAATGGACTGGAACCATCCCGGCTGGCGATACGACATTAAAACGGAGGCAGACAGCATCGCTTTCGAAGGCTTTAAGCAATTTACCCGCAATCAACTCATCGAATTATTAACGCTGTACCCCACCGCCAAAGGTTTATGGTTTGATGGAACCTGGGATAAATCGTGGGTAAAACAGGCCGCATTTGCCGATGAGCTGGAACAAGAATTAAGGAAACTACGCCCCGGAATTATTATCGGCAGTCGTTTCCGTGCTGATGAATACGGAAAACGCCATTTCGATTCGAACGGGGTATTGATTGGCGATTACGAGCAAGGTTGGGAAAGGAAGCTTCCTGAAAAGATAGCGGATGTGCATGGAAATGATTGGGATTGTGTAATGACGGTTCCCGAAAACCAATGGGGGTATAACAAGGCTTGGAAAGGCCACATTAAAACGGCATTTGAACTGATTGAAATGACTGCCAAATCGGTTTCGTTAGGCGGAAACTTCGTGATGAACTTCGGTCCGCAGGGCGATGGAGCCATCCGAAAGGAGGAACTTCAATTGGCAAAGGAAATCGGCGACTGGATGAAAGTAAACAGCGAGGCCATTTACAATTGTGAATATGCTGTCCTTGATAAGCAAGATTGGGGCTATTTCACCAAAAAAACAGGCAGCAATAAAATTTATATGCTGGTTTTTAACACGCCTATAAACGGAAAATATAGGGTTAAGCTTCCCGCAAAAATGGGTATTAGTATGGCTGCGCCGTTATCGAACCCGGGCGTAAAACTTAAGATTGAGGAAATTAAGGCCAACGAATATTTTATTGAGTTTAACAACCCAAGTGCCAAACAACCGTTCGTAATCACCTTCGAAACAGATACCGATAAAAAATCAAACCAGAACTACGAGAAAGCGAAAACCTAA
- a CDS encoding DUF3892 domain-containing protein, producing MKNDNKQLYVKDASGNKAKLITAETSTGTKYVKTEADTSTKNNLLSLSECK from the coding sequence ATAAAAAATGATAATAAGCAACTATACGTAAAGGATGCTAGCGGGAATAAGGCAAAATTGATTACTGCAGAAACTTCAACTGGAACAAAATATGTGAAAACTGAAGCGGATACTAGCACCAAAAACAATTTGCTCTCTCTATCAGAATGTAAATAA
- a CDS encoding ROK family protein: MHENIIAGVDIGGSHITSALVDVNQGVILAGSLHREKIDSSAEADQVIAAWCNVIKRSLQAGNNSGRVAIAMPGPFDYENGISHMIGMGKYDGLYGHNVRSLMLKALGIAVNDLCFINDAGCFLQGELSHGAARDYANVMGFTLGTGFGSAAGIQGKATDADYWCYPFMGGICEDFFSSKWFVAKYNQYSGLEVANVKELIDNSDRGSHLLQVFDEFAMNLGIFLTQLHKKSKFDCVVLGGNIANASTLFLPQLRYYLQTMSVAVSVYISTRGEAAALIGAACSV; this comes from the coding sequence ATGCACGAAAATATTATTGCAGGCGTTGATATTGGCGGTTCGCACATTACCTCGGCTTTGGTCGATGTAAACCAGGGCGTAATTTTAGCAGGCTCATTGCATCGCGAAAAGATCGATTCCTCAGCCGAAGCAGATCAGGTAATCGCCGCCTGGTGCAACGTAATTAAAAGGAGCCTGCAAGCAGGAAACAATTCTGGCCGGGTAGCAATAGCCATGCCGGGGCCATTTGATTACGAGAACGGAATTTCGCACATGATTGGCATGGGTAAATACGATGGACTTTATGGCCATAACGTGCGCTCGCTAATGCTTAAAGCGTTGGGTATAGCGGTAAACGACCTTTGTTTTATAAACGATGCGGGTTGCTTTTTACAGGGCGAACTTAGCCACGGAGCGGCGAGAGATTATGCAAATGTAATGGGATTTACGCTAGGCACCGGCTTTGGATCGGCGGCAGGCATTCAGGGAAAAGCAACAGATGCCGATTATTGGTGCTATCCGTTTATGGGCGGCATTTGCGAAGATTTTTTCTCTTCAAAGTGGTTTGTTGCCAAATACAACCAATACTCGGGTCTCGAAGTGGCAAACGTAAAAGAGCTGATCGATAATAGCGATCGCGGTAGTCATTTACTGCAAGTATTTGATGAGTTTGCCATGAACCTCGGCATTTTTTTGACTCAGTTACACAAAAAAAGCAAGTTCGATTGTGTGGTTCTGGGCGGTAATATTGCCAATGCATCTACACTTTTTCTGCCCCAATTGCGCTACTATCTCCAAACCATGTCGGTAGCGGTTTCAGTTTACATTTCTACCAGGGGCGAGGCTGCGGCATTAATTGGGGCCGCGTGTTCGGTATAG
- a CDS encoding toxin-antitoxin system YwqK family antitoxin, with translation MLRVEYNDPDMKLRNRPTNWGGGVYLYKGQPFTGVETYHDPNTNILVAEYEYMDGIFDGRQATYWPNGKLKEEYFQKYDYHIGSFKRWDEKGNLISHQENDEFGNWIKTIL, from the coding sequence ATGTTACGAGTAGAATACAACGACCCCGATATGAAGTTAAGAAATAGGCCCACAAACTGGGGGGGGGGGGTTTACCTTTATAAAGGTCAGCCTTTTACAGGAGTAGAGACTTATCATGACCCTAATACAAATATATTAGTGGCAGAATATGAATATATGGACGGCATTTTTGATGGCCGCCAGGCAACGTATTGGCCAAATGGAAAATTAAAAGAAGAGTATTTCCAGAAGTACGATTACCACATTGGCTCATTTAAAAGATGGGATGAAAAGGGCAACCTGATAAGCCATCAAGAGAATGACGAATTTGGCAATTGGATAAAAACAATTCTTTAA
- a CDS encoding N-acetylmuramoyl-L-alanine amidase has product MQQQGKFILMNLSEFEDYMHNLQIYFTRKINHLQHHHTHVPSYKNFDGKNHFARLAAMERYHVQNNLGQIAQHYTTFPDGQIAVCRSLSIIPAGIKRHNTGGICIENIGNFDLGHDVMTNAQRESIIKLTALLCDKFNLEPSLNSIIYHHWFRQTDGVRDDAGGKRILENHKTCPGTNFFGGNTVLDFQTYFLPGVQRTMSFLKTHKEPVLMKGRVSVSQLNVRKGPSKSFQKIEAIMKNTLVSIYETKNNWYRIDKAKWVYAEYISVERQSKAYQR; this is encoded by the coding sequence ATGCAACAGCAAGGAAAATTTATTCTTATGAATCTATCGGAATTTGAGGATTATATGCATAATCTTCAAATATACTTCACTCGTAAGATAAACCATTTACAACATCATCACACCCACGTACCCTCGTATAAAAATTTCGATGGGAAGAATCATTTTGCCCGACTTGCTGCTATGGAAAGATATCATGTGCAGAACAACCTCGGACAAATTGCACAACACTACACCACATTTCCTGACGGACAAATTGCTGTTTGTAGAAGTTTATCTATAATTCCAGCCGGCATCAAGCGACATAATACCGGAGGGATCTGCATCGAAAACATAGGTAACTTTGATCTCGGGCATGACGTAATGACGAATGCTCAACGAGAAAGTATTATTAAACTTACGGCACTACTTTGCGACAAATTCAACCTCGAACCGAGTTTAAACTCCATTATATATCATCACTGGTTTAGACAAACAGATGGCGTTAGAGATGACGCTGGTGGAAAGCGGATTCTAGAAAATCATAAAACCTGTCCGGGAACAAATTTTTTCGGTGGCAATACAGTCCTAGATTTTCAGACTTATTTTTTGCCTGGTGTGCAACGGACTATGTCGTTTTTGAAGACACATAAGGAGCCCGTTTTAATGAAAGGTCGGGTTTCTGTAAGCCAACTTAACGTACGTAAAGGACCATCTAAATCCTTTCAAAAAATTGAGGCAATTATGAAAAACACACTCGTCTCTATATACGAAACAAAAAACAATTGGTATCGTATCGACAAGGCAAAGTGGGTTTACGCAGAGTACATATCAGTTGAACGCCAATCGAAAGCTTATCAAAGATAG